Within the Molothrus aeneus isolate 106 chromosome 1, BPBGC_Maene_1.0, whole genome shotgun sequence genome, the region ATGATATGTGTGGCAATGTATTGTTGAGAGGCAATGGGAGATGACAGAGAAGGTGTAGCAAAGATCAATTTTGATGGTTTTGTGAAGTCTGTTGAATATATGCATGGATTGGAAAAGGCAGTCCAAGAAAACAACTGTTGTACATGTACAAGCTTGTGGTGTGGTGCAATGTGCTATTACAGAATCTCACAAAATCACAGACTGGgcgaggttggaagggacctctggaggtcatgATTTCCaagctccctgctcaagcagggctaTCTAGGccagctgctgaaggcagtgTCTTCATGGCTTTTGAAAAACTCCAAGGACAGAGACTCCACAATTCCTAGAGCAATCTGTACCAGCATTTGGTCGCCCTCTCTGTGAAACCTGCTGATGATTTCCTTGTCCTTAATGTGGCTGGAAATGGTTTCCAGAGTCAGCCCTTGTATTACCTCACTAGGAGCTGAGGTGGAGCAGACCAGCCTATAGTTCTCTGGGTCCTTCTTGCTCTTCTAGAAGACTGTAGTAATacttgctttcatccagtcctCATGCACCTCTCTCTGTCACTGTAATGGATCAAATGCAATCAATATTAAATACATTAACTTACATTGTGTCACAAAGTAATATGCAAACAAGCAGTGAAGAacttttccagctgtgctggatttAACTTGCATGTTCTTGCTTGTTCAGTATTTGTGCCAAAAATCTGTTAGCTGAAATTGTGCTCAATACTTGTAGGTGAACAAGAGATTTGGATGTTTAATCTCTGAATTATCAAGCAGACATCCAAACTGCCCATCTTTACAGTGAAGAATAGTTGTTTTTCTTCAATACAgtgaaggtggtatagaatatACATTCATGCTTGTGAAAGGAAGCATTTGATTGTACAGAATAGTGATTGTACTCTCCACAGTTGATACCAATCATATGTCTGCCATAAATAATGCTTCATTAATGAGGCCTTCAGGGCTTTGGTGTGTAGAACAATTCTGAAATGAGGAGGCTAACTCAAGTATTTGGCCTTTGGGAAGGCACTGCTTAACTTGACTGTAGTCATAGTTTCATTTGTCAAAGTAATatcctcttctcttcttcttcttgttacATGTAGGTCCTGTCAGGTAAGGAAATACGTGAATCCTTCACCACATGTTATTGGCTCACCAAGAGTGATTTGGCAAGTTTGATACCAATATGCATGTTGTTAGTTCCTGTGGTGTAGCTGGTGAACAGTGGTGTTACTGGGGGGATGCAGAACAGTGCCTTGCCCTGAACAGTTGAAATTTTAGTTTTTGCAGATGTGATAAAACAAGTAGTTGATGCCAGATGAGCTGTTAAAAGACAATTATCTGAAGTCCCATGCTGCTTCTGAAATGCCCAATGTATGCTGTTTTCCACAGTAAGCTGTGAAGGAGGCTGTCAGAATGGTGGGGAATGTGTCTCTGTCAATGGAGTCGTGAAGTGCCTCTGTGCTTCTGGCTGGACAGGATCAAGATGCCAGGAAGGTGGGTGTCTATATTcatgcaaatatttatattaattctAAAACTGcagtaacaaaaacattttaaatgtattaatGGAAATGTCATTGCATTACTACAGAAATGAGTGACCTACATTATGGATGCTTACACAGATAAAATagtgtgaaaatattttgcattaagGTGTACAACTGTTCACATTTAAACCAAGATTCATTACACATCATTACacagtaccttttttttttttccatttccatggtCCTAGAAATGCTTTTGGAGTTATACCAGTTGAATATCTGGCCtagaagaaaatgtgttttgccATTTTGACTTGTATCATCCTGAATCTTTCATTTTGTCAGGATTCTTTTACATCAGTTTTAAAAATCCTGCTGACTTACCCACTCTTTTTCTTATAGCAATTTGTCCTCAAGGTTGTCGGAATAATGGAGCTTGTGTGGCTCCTGGGATTTGTAGCTGTCCAGCTGGATGGGTTGGTAGAGCATGTCACTTAGGTAAATGACTTCTGGCATTTTTCATTTATCCTTTCCTCTGTTTGTTTGATTTACCAATCAAAGTGTTCCAATCTTCAGCGCCTAACAAAGCTTCCAGAGAAAGTATCTTAGAATAATAACTGAGAGCTGCTTCCACATACTGGGGCTCTTGCAAGTATGTACAGGGGGAAAGATGGCTGTTCAATTTGGTCAGAAACACATCACTTTTTCACTTTGAAAGAGATTCAGATTTTGATTGTCACCAAATTAATTACGTGGTATGTTTCATtggtatttctgaaatattgttTGTAAACTGAGAACCCAGTATAAGGAACTGAAAATTACAGAAGTACTATTGCTACTGATGTGGGTTAGAAGATTCATTAAATTTTATagacatttaaaatttaaacttgCTTCTTACTTTGAGGATAAGTTGATAGAATCAACTCCATGTGTTCTTAGAACTCTGAAAGCTGCCTACTAATCAGGATTAGTACTGGCACTCTTGCTGAACAACCACTTCCATTTTCACAAACTTTGATTCACAAAAGCAGGTGATTATAAAGTCTTTAATCTTTGCTTCTTGGGCCTTGTATGCTTGTAACAGCACTGCCCTGATGCTAAAGGCAATAATCCTGAGACTACAAAAGgcaaggttttctttttttgctctcTGGGAGTCTGAAAAGACTCTTGTGCAAACGTTGGTTTTGAAATGGATATTGTGGGTTCAGAGTCTCTGGATTAAGTCCTCTGCATCTGATATTTTCTCATGGCTGCAGGCATGGCTGTGGCACTAGATTAGCTAGTGTTCGTTCTTCTGCAATATAGATGGTCCAGCAAACATTAACAAGTAATATTTTGATATTCCCATTGACCATCAAAATGGGTTTATATTCATCGGTGTATTGAGATAGAGGGTGATATTAAAAGCCAAATGTGAGAGTTGCAGAGAACTTAGAGAATAGTtagctccctgcagctgcagtaaTGGCAGGTTCTTAATGTCAGAATAATCAGCTCCCAAACTAACTAGATCTGCATCAAGTTTCACTTCTTTTGTGTACATGCTCATACATGAATTGCTGCCCCTGGCTTGTCAGCTGAACTGGTGTGTAGCAGGGGAGAGCTGAAACTGTGCCCActcagctctcctctgctcttGTGGGGGAAGAGGAGGGCACTATGTGAGACACTGCTAGGATGAGGTGATTGTCTCCTCATGGGTGTGGATCCAAGCACTGGCTTGAATAAGTTTCAGGAAATTTTAttggtctctcacttttatggGGGCATCCATCTCAAAAAAAGCCTGTGCCttaaagaacagaaattatagtattttaaaagggaaatgGAGCATGAATAAGACTAGACTGTGCCTGTATTCCAGTGAAGGCCACAATGCCATAAATTGAGAGACATTGCTTTTCAGTTCTTCCATTATGCTTTTATTTATACTGTCCCAGTGCAGTCACCAGGGAACAATTCTGCTACTGCAgtgagacaaaaagaaaaatgatccTGTGTTGTGCTGAAGATATGCTGTGTATCTGGTGTCTCATTTCAGCTGTGTGCAAACTGCCCTGCCAGCACGGAGGGAAATGCATCGCTCCAAATGTGTGTAGATGCCGACTGCCATACTCTGGGCCACAGTgtgcaaagaaaaggaaggaatgaagCAACTTCAGCCAAGATaatctgcatttctgcttttttttttacgtGACTATACAGAGAGGAAGACTGCAGCAGTGAGGGACCTTAAAAGAAACATGGCAACTTGATTTCAGACAGCTTTTTGTCCTCACTATATTAAGTACATGCTCTTCTATATGAAAGAAGGTATTGCTGATTGTAAGAAAGTTGTTACGAATATCCATCTGTGCGCAGTGTACGACaccttttctcctcattttttctttacaaGCAAAAGTATTATCCTTGATTGATacacttgaaataaaattttcctcAAATCAAGTCAGAATAGATCTATGCTCTTCTTTtcgatttttttcccctttgactAAACTTACTATGTtatataattacattttttaaaagcacatgAAACAAAAAGCCCTCAGTTCACATCATCAGAAGTGAATGCTAGTTCAAATATAATTTGCCTTGAGACTAAACAGTTGCAAGAAGAAACTTGCAGAGTTTGCATCTTCCTGG harbors:
- the LOC136565723 gene encoding wnt inhibitory factor 1-like yields the protein MAGLRLLLGLCLWALCPGPAPACSPRCRHGGLCLADGSCLCSKGYEGERCQHATCYPKCKNGGECLRPGKCRCPPGYGGRYCHKVSCEGGCQNGGECVSVNGVVKCLCASGWTGSRCQEAICPQGCRNNGACVAPGICSCPAGWVGRACHLAVCKLPCQHGGKCIAPNVCRCRLPYSGPQCAKKRKE